A portion of the Pseudomonas sp. PSE14 genome contains these proteins:
- the aguA gene encoding agmatine deiminase, with amino-acid sequence MTTLTSTPRADGFRMPAEWEPHTQTWMVWPERPDNWRLGGKPAQAAFSAVARAIARFEPVTVGVSAGQYENARAQLADATNIRVVEISNDDAWVRDTGPTFVIDDKGEVRGVDWTFNAWGGLEGGLYFPWHRDDQVASKILGIERCTGYRTEGFVLEGGSIHVDGEGTLITTEECLLNHNRNPHLSREEIEANLRDHLAIDTVIWLPDGLFNDETDGHVDNFCCYVRPGEVLLAWTDDVNDPNYERCQAAMRVLESARDAKGRQLTVHKIVIPGPIHATEAECEGIDLVIGTQPRDPSIRLAGSYVNFLIVNGGIIAPRFNDPADAEAEATLKRIFPEHEVVMVPGREILLGGGNIHCITQQQPAPQKR; translated from the coding sequence ATGACCACTCTGACCAGCACTCCCCGCGCCGATGGCTTCCGCATGCCGGCGGAATGGGAACCCCATACCCAGACCTGGATGGTCTGGCCCGAGCGTCCGGACAACTGGCGCCTGGGCGGCAAGCCCGCGCAAGCCGCCTTCAGTGCCGTGGCCCGCGCCATCGCCCGCTTCGAGCCGGTGACCGTCGGCGTCTCCGCCGGTCAGTACGAGAACGCCCGCGCCCAACTGGCCGACGCGACCAACATCCGCGTGGTGGAAATCAGCAACGACGACGCCTGGGTGCGCGACACCGGCCCGACCTTCGTCATCGACGACAAGGGCGAAGTGCGCGGCGTGGACTGGACCTTCAACGCCTGGGGCGGCCTGGAAGGCGGCCTGTATTTCCCCTGGCACCGCGACGACCAGGTGGCGAGCAAGATCCTCGGCATCGAGCGCTGCACCGGCTACCGCACCGAAGGCTTCGTGCTCGAAGGCGGCTCGATCCATGTGGACGGCGAAGGCACCCTGATCACCACCGAGGAATGCCTGCTCAACCACAACCGCAACCCACACCTGAGCCGCGAAGAGATCGAAGCCAACCTGCGCGACCATCTGGCCATCGACACCGTGATCTGGCTGCCGGACGGCCTGTTCAACGACGAAACCGACGGCCATGTGGACAACTTCTGCTGCTACGTACGCCCAGGCGAAGTCCTGCTGGCCTGGACCGACGACGTCAACGACCCGAACTACGAGCGCTGCCAAGCCGCCATGCGTGTGCTGGAAAGCGCCCGCGACGCCAAGGGTCGCCAGCTGACCGTGCACAAGATCGTCATCCCCGGCCCGATACACGCCACCGAAGCCGAGTGCGAAGGCATCGACCTGGTGATCGGCACTCAGCCGCGCGATCCGTCGATCCGCCTGGCCGGTTCCTACGTCAACTTCCTGATCGTCAACGGCGGCATCATCGCCCCGCGCTTCAACGATCCGGCGGACGCCGAGGCCGAAGCCACCCTCAAGCGCATCTTCCCCGAGCACGAAGTAGTAATGGTGCCCGGCCGCGAGATCCTCCTGGGCGGCGGCAACATCCACTGCATCACCCAGCAGCAGCCGGCGCCGCAGAAGCGCTGA
- a CDS encoding polyamine ABC transporter substrate-binding protein, giving the protein MPRLYVLLLLLLCPLSGWADQVIRVYNWNDYIAPEVLKDFEKDTGVRVEYHTYSTDEELLKALEQGEHIDVAVPSHNDLPALIRKKLIRPLDFAKLPNRDHLDSQMLSKLAAVDLNNQHAVPYLWGAVGLAINEPEAEKAFGGKLPDSWSLLFDPQQSQRLKNCGMSLLDAPDEAFSVLMNYQGRNFARSAPSQIRRAGEVLTQLRPNLRYIDSERYIQDLNSGKLCVAMAWVGDALNAANAGQPVRFVVPQEGSVLFIDNLVIPTSAEHPDLAHKFIDYLMQPKVAAQITAATLYPNGNKDSAQFLDAALRAQPGLYPDQETKRRLFALETAPEKTAPVITELWSKLRAGGS; this is encoded by the coding sequence ATGCCACGCCTGTACGTCTTGCTGCTGTTGCTGCTGTGCCCGTTGTCCGGATGGGCCGACCAGGTCATCCGCGTCTACAACTGGAACGACTACATCGCCCCCGAAGTGCTCAAGGACTTCGAGAAGGACACCGGCGTTCGCGTCGAATACCACACCTACAGCACCGACGAGGAACTGCTCAAGGCACTGGAGCAGGGTGAGCACATCGACGTTGCGGTGCCCTCCCACAACGACCTGCCGGCGCTGATCCGCAAGAAGCTGATCCGCCCCCTGGACTTCGCCAAACTTCCCAACCGCGACCACCTGGATAGCCAAATGCTGAGCAAGCTGGCCGCGGTCGACCTGAACAACCAGCACGCCGTGCCCTACCTCTGGGGCGCCGTGGGCCTGGCGATCAATGAGCCGGAAGCCGAGAAGGCCTTCGGCGGCAAACTGCCCGACAGCTGGAGCCTGCTGTTCGACCCACAGCAGAGCCAGCGCCTGAAGAACTGCGGCATGAGCCTGCTGGACGCGCCGGACGAAGCCTTCTCGGTGCTGATGAACTACCAGGGCCGCAACTTCGCCCGCAGCGCCCCGTCGCAGATCCGCCGCGCCGGCGAAGTGCTCACCCAACTGCGCCCGAACCTGCGCTACATCGACAGTGAGCGCTACATCCAGGACCTCAACAGCGGCAAGCTGTGCGTCGCCATGGCCTGGGTCGGCGACGCGCTGAACGCCGCCAACGCCGGCCAGCCGGTGCGCTTCGTGGTGCCGCAGGAGGGCTCGGTGCTGTTCATCGACAACCTGGTGATCCCGACTTCGGCCGAACATCCCGACCTCGCGCACAAGTTCATCGACTACCTGATGCAACCCAAGGTCGCCGCGCAGATCACCGCCGCCACGCTCTACCCCAACGGCAACAAGGACTCCGCGCAGTTCCTCGACGCCGCCCTGCGGGCCCAGCCCGGCCTCTATCCCGACCAGGAGACCAAGCGCCGCCTGTTCGCCCTGGAAACCGCGCCGGAGAAGACCGCACCGGTGATCACCGAGCTGTGGAGCAAACTCCGCGCCGGCGGCAGCTGA
- a CDS encoding aspartate aminotransferase family protein, which translates to MTIQTSAKTQHWQALSREHHLAPFTDYKQLNEKGARIITKAEGIYLWDSEGNKILDGMAGLWCVNVGYGRKELAEAAYKQMQELPYYNLFFQTAHPPALELAKAIADIAPEGMNHVFFTGSGSESNDTVLRMVRHYWTIKGQPQKKVVIGRWNGYHGSTVAGVSLGGMKALHEQGDLPIPGIVHIPQPYWYGEGGDMSPEEFGVWAAEQLEKKILEVGEDKVAAFIAEPIQGAGGVIVPPETYWPKIREILAKYDILFIADEVICGFGRTGEWFGSQYYGNAPDLMPIAKGLTSGYIPMGGVIVRDEIVHTLNEGGEFYHGFTYSGHPVAAAVALENIRILREEKIVERVKAETAPYLQKRWQELADHPLVGEARGVGLVAALELVKNKKTRERFEKGVGMVCREHCFRNGLIMRAVGDTMIISPPLVIEKSQIDDLITLARKCLDQTAAAVLS; encoded by the coding sequence ATGACTATCCAGACCAGCGCCAAGACCCAGCATTGGCAGGCGCTCAGCCGCGAACACCACCTGGCTCCGTTCACTGACTACAAGCAGCTGAACGAGAAGGGCGCTCGCATCATCACCAAGGCCGAAGGCATCTACCTGTGGGACAGCGAGGGCAACAAGATCCTCGATGGCATGGCCGGCCTGTGGTGCGTGAACGTTGGCTACGGTCGCAAGGAACTTGCTGAAGCCGCCTACAAGCAGATGCAGGAACTGCCCTACTACAACCTGTTCTTCCAGACCGCCCACCCGCCGGCGCTGGAACTGGCCAAGGCCATCGCCGACATCGCCCCCGAAGGCATGAACCACGTGTTCTTCACCGGTTCGGGCTCCGAGTCGAACGACACCGTGCTGCGCATGGTCCGCCACTACTGGACCATCAAGGGCCAGCCGCAGAAGAAAGTGGTCATCGGTCGCTGGAACGGCTACCACGGCTCCACCGTCGCCGGCGTCAGCCTGGGCGGCATGAAGGCGCTGCACGAGCAGGGCGACCTGCCGATTCCGGGCATCGTGCACATCCCGCAGCCGTACTGGTACGGCGAGGGCGGCGACATGTCGCCGGAAGAGTTCGGCGTCTGGGCTGCCGAGCAGCTGGAGAAGAAGATTCTGGAAGTGGGCGAAGACAAGGTCGCCGCCTTCATCGCCGAGCCCATCCAGGGCGCGGGCGGCGTGATCGTTCCGCCGGAAACCTATTGGCCGAAGATCCGCGAGATCCTCGCCAAGTACGACATCCTGTTCATCGCTGACGAAGTGATCTGCGGCTTTGGCCGTACCGGCGAATGGTTCGGCAGCCAGTACTACGGCAACGCCCCGGACCTGATGCCGATCGCCAAGGGCCTGACTTCCGGCTACATCCCCATGGGCGGCGTGATCGTTCGCGATGAAATCGTCCATACCCTGAATGAGGGTGGCGAGTTCTACCACGGCTTCACTTACTCTGGTCACCCGGTTGCGGCGGCTGTCGCGCTGGAGAACATCCGCATCCTGCGGGAAGAGAAGATCGTCGAGCGAGTGAAGGCCGAAACGGCACCGTATTTGCAAAAACGCTGGCAGGAGCTGGCCGACCATCCGCTGGTGGGCGAAGCGCGTGGCGTCGGTCTGGTGGCAGCACTGGAACTGGTGAAGAACAAGAAGACTCGTGAACGCTTCGAGAAGGGCGTGGGGATGGTGTGCCGCGAGCACTGCTTCCGCAACGGCCTGATCATGCGTGCGGTCGGAGACACTATGATTATTTCGCCACCCCTGGTGATCGAAAAATCGCAGATCGACGACCTGATCACCCTGGCGCGCAAGTGCCTCGATCAAACCGCCGCAGCCGTTCTGTCTTGA
- a CDS encoding glutamine synthetase family protein has product MSVPQSAVSLEEASEFLKEHPEVQFVDLLIADMNGVVRGKRIERTSLPKVYEKGINLPASLFALDITGSTVESTGLGLDIGDADRVCFPIPDTLSMEPWQKRPTAQLLMTMHEMEERQPFFADPREVLRQVVQRFTDIGLTIVAAFELEFYLIDQENVNGRPQPPRSPISGKRPQSVQVYSIDDLDEYADCLQDIIDGARAQGIPADAIVKESAPAQFEVNLHHVDDALKACDYAVLLKRLIKNVAYDHEMDSTFMAKPYPGQAGNGLHVHVSLLDKDGKNIFTSEDPEQNAALRHAIGGVLETLPASMAFLCPNVNSYRRFGSAFFVPNAPSWGLDNRTVALRVPTGAPEAVRLEHRVAGADANPYLLLSAVLAGIHHGLTNQVEPGAPIEGNAYEQLEQSLPNNLRDALRELDDSDVMNKYISPEYIDIFVACKEHEMQEFEYSISDLEYNWYLHTV; this is encoded by the coding sequence ATGTCGGTACCCCAGAGTGCCGTTTCGCTTGAAGAAGCGAGTGAGTTCCTGAAGGAACACCCCGAGGTCCAGTTCGTCGACCTCCTTATTGCAGATATGAACGGTGTGGTTCGCGGCAAGCGCATCGAACGCACCAGCCTGCCCAAAGTCTATGAGAAGGGCATCAACCTCCCCGCCTCTCTCTTCGCTCTCGACATCACCGGCTCCACTGTAGAAAGCACTGGCCTCGGCCTGGACATTGGCGACGCGGACCGCGTCTGCTTCCCTATCCCTGACACCCTGTCCATGGAACCCTGGCAGAAGCGCCCGACCGCGCAGTTGCTGATGACCATGCACGAGATGGAAGAGCGCCAGCCGTTCTTCGCCGACCCCCGTGAAGTGCTACGCCAGGTGGTGCAGAGGTTCACCGACATCGGCCTGACCATCGTCGCGGCCTTCGAGCTCGAGTTCTACCTGATCGACCAGGAAAACGTGAACGGCCGTCCGCAGCCGCCGCGTTCGCCGATCTCCGGCAAGCGTCCGCAATCGGTCCAGGTCTACTCCATCGACGACCTCGACGAGTACGCCGACTGCCTGCAGGACATCATCGACGGCGCCCGCGCCCAGGGCATTCCGGCCGACGCCATCGTCAAGGAAAGCGCCCCGGCACAGTTCGAAGTCAACCTGCACCACGTTGACGACGCCCTGAAGGCCTGCGACTACGCAGTCCTGCTCAAGCGCCTGATCAAGAACGTCGCGTACGACCATGAGATGGATTCGACCTTCATGGCCAAGCCCTACCCGGGCCAGGCTGGCAACGGTCTGCACGTCCACGTCTCACTGCTCGACAAGGACGGCAAGAACATCTTCACCAGCGAGGATCCCGAGCAGAACGCCGCGTTGCGCCACGCGATCGGCGGTGTGCTCGAGACCCTGCCGGCGTCGATGGCCTTCCTCTGCCCGAACGTTAACTCCTACCGCCGCTTCGGTTCGGCCTTCTTCGTGCCGAACGCACCGAGCTGGGGTCTGGACAACCGCACCGTCGCCCTGCGCGTTCCGACCGGTGCACCGGAAGCGGTTCGCCTGGAGCACCGTGTCGCCGGCGCCGACGCCAACCCGTACCTGCTGCTGTCCGCCGTGCTGGCGGGCATCCACCACGGCCTGACCAACCAGGTCGAGCCCGGTGCGCCGATCGAAGGCAACGCCTACGAGCAGCTGGAACAGAGCCTGCCGAACAACCTGCGCGATGCACTGCGCGAGCTGGACGACAGCGATGTGATGAACAAGTACATCAGCCCCGAGTACATCGACATCTTCGTCGCGTGCAAGGAGCACGAGATGCAGGAGTTCGAATATTCGATCTCCGACCTCGAGTACAACTGGTATCTGCATACCGTATAA
- a CDS encoding gamma-glutamyl-gamma-aminobutyrate hydrolase family protein, with protein sequence MSRLPLIGVSACLKQIGSKPYHVTGDKYLRAVISGASGIPVIIPSLGDAIDQEAMLAALDGLLFTGSASNVEPHHYSGSASEAGTLHDPARDSTTLPLIRRAVAAGIPVLGICRGFQEMNVAFGGTLHQKVHQVEGFMDHREPADQPLEVQYGLRHAVSVQPGGVFAGIGLPSQFQVNSIHGQGVERLAPGLRVEALAPDGLVEAFSVEGVDFAVGVQWHPEWQVETNPNYLAIFQAFGKACSKRAGNR encoded by the coding sequence ATGTCTCGCCTGCCGCTAATCGGCGTGTCCGCCTGCCTGAAGCAGATCGGTTCGAAACCCTACCACGTCACTGGCGACAAATACCTCAGAGCTGTGATCTCCGGGGCCTCGGGCATTCCGGTGATCATTCCCTCCCTGGGCGATGCCATCGACCAGGAAGCCATGTTGGCCGCACTCGACGGCCTGCTGTTCACAGGTTCGGCGTCGAACGTCGAACCTCATCATTATAGTGGCTCCGCGAGCGAAGCCGGCACTCTTCATGATCCCGCGCGCGACAGCACCACGCTGCCGCTGATTCGCCGCGCCGTCGCGGCCGGGATTCCGGTGCTGGGCATCTGCCGCGGATTCCAGGAAATGAACGTGGCCTTCGGCGGCACGCTGCACCAGAAAGTGCACCAGGTCGAAGGCTTCATGGACCACCGCGAGCCGGCCGACCAGCCGCTCGAGGTTCAGTATGGACTGCGACACGCGGTGAGCGTGCAGCCGGGCGGCGTCTTCGCCGGTATCGGTCTACCCTCGCAGTTCCAGGTCAACTCCATTCACGGCCAGGGCGTTGAACGTCTGGCGCCCGGCCTTCGTGTAGAAGCCCTGGCGCCTGACGGGTTGGTTGAAGCCTTCTCCGTCGAAGGTGTGGACTTTGCCGTCGGTGTGCAGTGGCACCCGGAGTGGCAGGTCGAAACGAACCCCAACTATCTCGCTATCTTCCAGGCCTTCGGCAAGGCCTGCAGCAAGAGGGCGGGGAACCGTTGA
- a CDS encoding TetR/AcrR family transcriptional regulator, whose amino-acid sequence MPAHAPTRKPRASSQARIAVILDAARALLAESGAASLSIYAVAERAQIPPSSVYHFFPSVPALLQGLTSDVHAAFRACLEQPVDHAALRDWRDLAHQVEQRTLAVYAGDAAARQLILASHGLAEVTQADSQHDVQLGAAMRQLFERHFELPPLPQDLEVFSLAIELGDRVYALSVQRHGQITERLAEEGMRVIDAYLSLYLPPCLPKRPAPLP is encoded by the coding sequence ATGCCCGCACACGCCCCCACTCGCAAGCCCCGCGCCAGCAGCCAGGCGCGCATCGCCGTGATCCTCGACGCCGCCCGCGCGCTGCTGGCCGAGAGCGGCGCGGCGAGCCTGTCGATCTACGCGGTGGCCGAGCGCGCCCAGATACCGCCCTCCTCCGTCTACCACTTCTTCCCCAGCGTGCCGGCCCTGCTCCAGGGTCTCACCAGCGATGTCCACGCCGCCTTCCGCGCCTGCCTGGAACAGCCCGTCGACCACGCCGCCCTGCGCGACTGGCGCGATCTCGCGCACCAGGTCGAGCAACGCACGCTGGCGGTGTACGCGGGCGACGCCGCGGCGCGCCAGCTGATCCTCGCCAGCCACGGCCTGGCCGAGGTCACCCAGGCCGACAGCCAGCACGACGTGCAACTGGGCGCCGCGATGCGCCAACTGTTCGAACGGCACTTCGAACTACCGCCGCTGCCGCAGGACCTTGAAGTCTTCAGCCTGGCCATCGAACTGGGCGACCGCGTCTACGCCCTTTCCGTGCAGCGTCACGGGCAGATCACCGAGCGCTTGGCCGAGGAAGGCATGCGGGTGATCGATGCCTACCTGTCGCTGTACCTGCCGCCCTGCCTGCCGAAACGTCCCGCCCCACTGCCATAA
- a CDS encoding glutamine synthetase family protein produces MTSKLDQLSSWLKERKITEVECMIADLTGIARGKIAPTAKFLNEKGMRLPESVLLQTVTGDYVEDDIYYDLLDPADIDMVCRPDENAVFLVPWAIEPTAMVIHDTYDKMGNPIELSPRNVLKRVLQLYSDKGWKPIVAPEMEFYLTKRSDDPDYPLQAPVGRSGRQETGRQSFSIDAANEFDPLFEDMYDWCELQGLDLDTLIHEEGTAQMEINFRHGDALDLADQIVVFKRTMREAALKHNVAATFMAKPMTGEPGSAMHLHQSIVDLKTGKNIFSNADGSMSELFLHHVGGLQKFIPEALPLFAPNVNSFRRFLPDTSAPVNVEWGEENRTVGLRVPDSNPENRRVENRLAGADANPYLALAASLLCGYIGMVEGIKPSAQVKGRGYERRNLRLPLTIEAALERMEGSKTLESYLGDKFIRGYVAVKRAEHENFKRVISSWEREFLLLSV; encoded by the coding sequence ATGACTAGCAAGTTAGACCAGCTCAGCAGCTGGCTGAAGGAACGCAAGATCACCGAGGTGGAATGCATGATCGCCGACCTGACCGGGATTGCCCGGGGCAAGATCGCGCCGACTGCAAAATTCCTCAATGAGAAGGGCATGCGCCTGCCGGAGAGTGTTCTCCTGCAGACCGTGACCGGTGATTACGTCGAGGACGACATCTATTACGACCTGCTGGACCCGGCCGACATCGATATGGTCTGCCGCCCGGACGAGAATGCCGTGTTCCTCGTCCCGTGGGCCATCGAGCCGACCGCGATGGTGATCCACGATACCTACGACAAGATGGGCAATCCCATCGAGCTGTCGCCGCGCAACGTGCTCAAGCGCGTGCTCCAGCTCTATTCCGACAAGGGCTGGAAGCCGATCGTCGCACCGGAGATGGAGTTCTACCTGACCAAGCGCAGCGACGACCCCGACTACCCGCTGCAGGCTCCGGTGGGTCGTTCCGGCCGCCAGGAGACCGGTCGCCAGTCCTTCTCCATCGACGCGGCGAACGAATTCGACCCGCTGTTCGAAGACATGTACGACTGGTGCGAACTGCAGGGCCTGGATCTGGACACCCTGATCCATGAAGAAGGCACCGCGCAGATGGAAATCAACTTCCGTCATGGCGATGCCCTGGACCTTGCCGACCAGATCGTGGTGTTCAAGCGCACCATGCGCGAGGCTGCGCTCAAGCACAACGTGGCGGCGACCTTCATGGCCAAGCCGATGACCGGCGAGCCGGGCAGCGCCATGCACCTGCACCAGAGCATCGTCGACCTCAAGACCGGCAAGAACATCTTCTCCAATGCTGACGGCAGCATGAGCGAGCTGTTCCTGCACCACGTCGGTGGCCTGCAGAAATTCATTCCCGAAGCCCTGCCGCTGTTTGCCCCGAACGTCAACTCGTTCCGCCGCTTCCTGCCCGATACCTCGGCGCCGGTGAACGTGGAATGGGGTGAAGAAAACCGTACCGTCGGCCTGCGCGTGCCGGACTCCAACCCGGAGAACCGTCGTGTGGAAAACCGCCTGGCCGGCGCGGATGCCAACCCCTACCTGGCCCTGGCCGCCAGCCTGCTGTGCGGTTACATCGGCATGGTCGAAGGCATCAAACCCAGTGCCCAGGTCAAGGGCCGTGGCTATGAACGGCGTAACCTGCGTCTGCCCCTGACCATCGAGGCGGCGCTGGAACGCATGGAAGGCAGCAAAACCCTGGAGAGTTACCTGGGCGACAAGTTCATTCGCGGTTACGTCGCGGTCAAGCGCGCCGAGCACGAGAACTTCAAACGGGTGATCAGCTCCTGGGAGCGCGAGTTCCTCCTGCTTTCCGTCTGA